One segment of Pleomorphomonas sp. PLEO DNA contains the following:
- a CDS encoding Rrf2 family transcriptional regulator, which produces MKINAVTHGALRILMICVDGEAITLPEMASRLGMPEARVIRSCNALARAGLLVGRRGRGGGYRLGRPAAKISVLSVIDLFEPEDDMRICGRADTRACDSCPLAGVCADAYRAMRDELAAISVADILIDHDHAQALKSA; this is translated from the coding sequence ATGAAAATCAATGCTGTGACCCACGGCGCCCTTCGTATTTTGATGATATGCGTCGATGGCGAGGCGATAACATTGCCTGAAATGGCCAGCCGGCTCGGCATGCCCGAGGCACGCGTCATCCGATCCTGCAACGCGCTCGCTCGCGCCGGCCTGCTGGTTGGCCGTCGCGGGCGCGGCGGCGGCTATCGTCTCGGCCGGCCCGCCGCCAAAATTTCGGTGTTATCGGTCATCGACCTGTTCGAGCCCGAGGATGACATGCGCATCTGTGGGCGCGCCGATACGCGAGCCTGCGATAGCTGTCCGTTAGCCGGAGTTTGTGCCGATGCCTACCGGGCGATGCGGGATGAACTGGCGGCAATCTCCGTTGCCGACATCCTCATCGACCATGACCACGCGCAGGCGCTGAAATCCGCCTAG
- a CDS encoding ATP-binding protein, giving the protein MAARQRIIPIRRQYNRWVADETLEDYALRFTAKSARRWSQERVAQTAIGAISFLALEAIGGAITLSYGTINAVAAILAASLTMLVVGWPIARTAARHGVDIDLLTRGAGFGYIGSTVTSLIYASFTFILFAIEASIMSTALEMALGLPLWVGYIVSTLLVIPLVTHGIAWISRFQILTQPIWIVLNILPFIFIAFSDGASFSDWAAFAGRDGVTGSGFQLVAFGAASAVILALTAQIGEQVDFLRFLPARLPGSGRRRRVAVFLAGAGWVVLGVPKMIAGSFLAVLALSSGVPIEHAAEPARMYAVAFGYVLPEGIWLYLLTAIFVVVSQLKINVMNAYAGSLAWSNFFSRLTHSHPGRVVWLVFNVCIALLLMEIGIYQALEQTLAVFAIVAVAWLSTISADLLINKPLGLSPPGIEFKRAHLWDINPVGVGAMAAAALIGLLAHVGLAGPVAEAFAPFVALIVAFLTAPLIAWRTGGRFYLARKPRRSYALAPTLTCSICEHDFEAEDMSYCPAYQAPICSLCCSLDARCHDRCKPKARLGAQVQALFGRLLPPPLIAVGDTRLGRYLMELGFWASLSGLIMWFVYRQVAVDHPGEAALIGRTLAVVFFVFSVVIGIVVWFFVLARDSRAVAEEESARQTQALFQEIAAHKRTDAELQKAKEKAEAASDAKSRYVIGLSHELRTPLNAVLGYAQILERDPAIADKRRNAVGVIRRSAEHLSGLIDGLLDISRIEAGRFRIRLADVRIHDLLDQVEGMFALQAEASGLAFHASRATDLPAVVRTDEKRLRQVLVNLLSNAIKFTPEGTVTLTVDYRNQVARFTVADTGIGIPEDDQGRVFEPFERGRHAASTNVPGLGLGLTITRLLVETMGGDIAINSTPGTGTSFCVRLMLGAVVGAAVIDGARPVTGYIGPRRIILVVDDNAEHRDMMTEMLAPLGFTVLTAAGGEDCLALMETAQPDILFVDIRMPGMTGWQLVSRLRASGVRTPIVMLSANIGDGAMPASDLGHDDLLAKPFSLADLLDRLGRHLGVTFLETGTDEPITTSPRPVGRPTAFSAADIAELKSLAAIGYVRGLEGKLAALTESDADPAAIAVLSTHLATFDLTRFTATLEDMTSP; this is encoded by the coding sequence ATGGCGGCGCGGCAGCGCATCATTCCTATCCGGCGCCAGTACAACCGCTGGGTCGCCGACGAAACGCTGGAAGACTACGCGCTGCGCTTCACAGCCAAGTCGGCGCGGCGCTGGTCGCAGGAGCGTGTCGCTCAAACGGCCATCGGCGCAATTTCCTTCCTGGCGCTGGAAGCGATCGGCGGCGCCATCACGCTGTCCTACGGTACGATAAACGCCGTCGCCGCCATCCTTGCAGCCAGTCTCACCATGCTCGTTGTGGGCTGGCCGATTGCCCGCACCGCTGCCCGCCATGGCGTCGACATCGATCTGCTGACCCGTGGCGCCGGCTTTGGGTACATCGGCTCGACGGTGACCTCCCTCATCTACGCAAGCTTCACCTTCATCCTGTTCGCCATCGAGGCGTCGATCATGTCGACCGCCCTGGAGATGGCCCTCGGCTTGCCGCTTTGGGTCGGCTACATCGTCTCGACGCTTCTGGTCATCCCGCTGGTCACCCATGGCATTGCTTGGATCAGCCGCTTCCAGATCCTGACGCAACCGATCTGGATCGTGCTCAATATCCTTCCCTTCATCTTCATTGCCTTCTCCGATGGCGCCAGTTTTTCCGACTGGGCGGCGTTTGCGGGGCGGGATGGAGTGACGGGCAGCGGCTTCCAGCTCGTCGCCTTTGGCGCGGCCAGCGCGGTGATCCTGGCACTCACCGCCCAGATTGGCGAACAGGTCGACTTCCTCCGTTTCCTCCCGGCACGGCTACCGGGCTCGGGTCGGCGGCGGCGTGTGGCTGTATTCCTCGCCGGTGCAGGATGGGTGGTGCTCGGCGTGCCCAAGATGATCGCCGGTTCCTTCCTCGCCGTGCTCGCGCTGTCGAGCGGCGTACCCATCGAGCACGCCGCCGAACCGGCGCGGATGTACGCCGTCGCCTTTGGCTACGTGTTGCCGGAAGGAATTTGGCTCTACCTGCTGACGGCCATCTTCGTCGTGGTGTCCCAGCTCAAGATCAACGTGATGAACGCCTATGCCGGCTCGCTCGCTTGGTCGAACTTTTTCTCGCGCCTCACTCACAGCCATCCCGGCCGCGTCGTCTGGCTGGTGTTCAACGTTTGCATCGCCCTGCTCCTGATGGAGATCGGCATCTACCAAGCGTTGGAACAAACGCTGGCGGTGTTCGCCATCGTCGCAGTCGCCTGGCTCTCCACCATTTCGGCCGACCTCCTGATCAACAAGCCCCTCGGTCTCAGCCCACCGGGCATCGAGTTTAAACGGGCGCACCTTTGGGACATCAATCCGGTCGGCGTCGGTGCAATGGCCGCGGCGGCTCTGATCGGTCTTCTTGCCCATGTTGGTCTCGCCGGCCCGGTCGCTGAAGCCTTTGCGCCCTTCGTGGCACTCATCGTCGCTTTCCTCACCGCGCCGCTGATTGCCTGGCGCACTGGAGGCCGCTTCTATTTGGCTCGCAAGCCCCGCCGAAGCTACGCACTGGCGCCGACGCTGACTTGCTCTATCTGCGAGCATGATTTCGAAGCGGAGGACATGTCCTATTGCCCGGCGTACCAAGCGCCGATCTGTTCGCTTTGCTGCTCGCTCGATGCCCGCTGCCACGACCGATGCAAGCCAAAGGCGCGGCTTGGGGCTCAGGTCCAGGCCCTATTCGGGCGCCTGTTGCCGCCGCCGCTCATCGCCGTCGGTGACACGCGGCTTGGCCGCTACCTTATGGAGCTTGGCTTCTGGGCTAGCCTGTCGGGCCTCATCATGTGGTTCGTCTACCGCCAGGTTGCCGTCGATCATCCGGGTGAAGCCGCGCTGATTGGAAGAACGCTCGCCGTGGTGTTCTTCGTGTTCTCGGTGGTGATCGGCATCGTCGTCTGGTTCTTCGTGTTGGCTCGTGATTCGCGCGCCGTCGCCGAGGAGGAAAGCGCCCGCCAGACCCAGGCGCTGTTCCAGGAAATCGCCGCTCACAAACGAACCGATGCCGAATTGCAAAAAGCCAAGGAAAAGGCCGAAGCGGCGAGCGACGCCAAGAGCCGCTACGTCATCGGCCTCAGTCACGAACTGCGCACCCCGCTCAATGCGGTGCTCGGCTATGCTCAGATTCTAGAGCGCGACCCGGCCATTGCCGATAAGCGGCGCAACGCCGTCGGCGTAATTCGCCGCTCGGCGGAGCATCTGTCCGGCCTGATCGACGGCCTTCTGGATATTTCCCGCATCGAGGCCGGCCGTTTCCGCATCCGGCTGGCCGATGTCCGCATCCACGACCTCCTCGATCAGGTCGAGGGCATGTTCGCCCTGCAAGCGGAGGCAAGCGGACTTGCCTTCCACGCCAGCCGCGCCACCGACCTTCCCGCCGTGGTCCGCACTGACGAGAAGCGCCTGCGCCAGGTTCTCGTCAATCTCCTCTCCAACGCCATCAAATTCACGCCGGAAGGCACCGTGACGCTCACCGTCGACTACCGAAATCAGGTGGCGCGCTTCACCGTCGCAGACACCGGCATCGGCATTCCCGAGGACGATCAGGGCCGCGTGTTCGAGCCCTTCGAGCGTGGTCGGCACGCGGCCTCCACAAACGTGCCTGGCCTTGGGCTCGGCCTCACCATCACCCGCCTGCTGGTCGAGACCATGGGCGGCGATATCGCCATCAACTCGACGCCGGGCACTGGCACAAGTTTCTGCGTCCGCCTGATGCTTGGAGCCGTAGTCGGCGCCGCCGTCATTGACGGGGCCCGGCCAGTGACCGGCTACATAGGCCCCCGCCGCATCATTCTAGTGGTCGATGACAACGCCGAGCATCGCGACATGATGACGGAGATGCTCGCTCCTCTGGGCTTCACGGTGTTGACGGCAGCCGGTGGCGAGGACTGCCTTGCGCTCATGGAAACGGCCCAGCCGGATATCCTCTTCGTCGACATCCGCATGCCCGGCATGACTGGCTGGCAACTCGTCAGCCGGTTAAGAGCGAGCGGTGTCAGGACACCGATCGTCATGCTGTCGGCCAACATCGGCGATGGCGCCATGCCGGCGAGCGACCTCGGTCACGATGACCTGCTGGCCAAACCCTTTTCGCTCGCCGACCTGCTCGATCGGCTCGGCCGCCATCTCGGTGTGACCTTCCTGGAAACGGGAACCGATGAGCCGATAACGACCAGCCCTCGACCAGTGGGACGACCAACCGCGTTTTCCGCGGCCGATATCGCAGAGCTGAAGTCGCTCGCGGCCATCGGCTACGTACGCGGACTTGAAGGCAAGCTCGCCGCGCTCACCGAATCGGATGCCGATCCGGCCGCCATCGCGGTGCTCAGCACCCATCTTGCCACCTTCGATCTCACTCGTTTCACCGCCACCCTCGAGGATATGACCTCGCCATGA
- the urtC gene encoding urea ABC transporter permease subunit UrtC: MITTFLIDSLDRRGRIVVGLLVALALLVPAGNLLVPEANVFHVSTYQLTLCGKYLTYALLALSVDLVWGYCGILSLGHGAFFALGGYAMGMYLMRQIGTRGVYADPVLPDFMVFLNWKELPWFWQGFDMAWYACLMVILVPGIIALLFGWLSFRSRVTGVYLSIITQALTYALLLAFFRNDMGFGGNNGLTDFKDILGFPIQAPGTRAVLFAASALMLALGFIVASAVVRSKLGKVLVAIRDAESRTRFIGYRVEHYKLFVWTLSAVMAGIAGALYVPQVGIINPSEFDPAASIEAVIWVAVGGRGTLVGPLIGAVAVNFGKTWFTGVLPEVWLYALGALFVVVTLFLPRGIVGLWDKLVTRREKPAKEVDGSGRQAGEAA; encoded by the coding sequence ATGATCACCACATTTCTCATCGACAGCCTCGATCGGCGCGGACGCATCGTGGTCGGCCTGCTCGTGGCGCTCGCTTTGCTGGTGCCGGCGGGCAACCTTCTGGTGCCGGAGGCAAATGTCTTCCACGTGTCGACCTACCAGCTCACCCTTTGCGGCAAGTATCTTACCTACGCCTTGCTGGCGCTGTCCGTCGATCTCGTCTGGGGCTATTGCGGCATCCTATCGCTTGGTCACGGGGCCTTCTTCGCGCTCGGCGGCTATGCCATGGGCATGTATCTGATGCGGCAGATCGGCACACGCGGCGTCTATGCCGATCCGGTGCTGCCCGATTTCATGGTGTTCCTCAACTGGAAGGAGCTGCCCTGGTTCTGGCAGGGCTTCGACATGGCCTGGTACGCCTGTCTGATGGTGATCCTGGTGCCGGGCATCATCGCCTTGCTGTTCGGCTGGCTGTCGTTCCGGAGCCGGGTCACCGGTGTCTATCTGTCCATCATCACCCAGGCGCTCACCTATGCGCTGCTGCTCGCCTTCTTCCGCAACGACATGGGCTTCGGTGGCAATAATGGCCTTACCGATTTCAAGGACATCCTGGGCTTCCCGATCCAGGCGCCCGGCACCCGCGCGGTACTGTTCGCCGCTTCGGCACTGATGTTGGCGCTCGGCTTCATCGTCGCATCGGCGGTTGTCCGTTCCAAGCTCGGCAAGGTGCTGGTCGCCATTCGCGATGCCGAGAGCCGTACTCGATTCATCGGTTACCGTGTCGAGCACTACAAGCTGTTCGTCTGGACGCTGTCCGCCGTGATGGCGGGCATCGCCGGCGCGCTCTACGTGCCGCAGGTCGGCATCATCAATCCGTCCGAATTCGATCCCGCCGCATCCATCGAAGCGGTGATCTGGGTGGCGGTCGGCGGCCGGGGTACGCTGGTCGGTCCGCTGATCGGCGCCGTGGCCGTCAATTTCGGCAAGACTTGGTTCACCGGTGTTCTGCCCGAGGTTTGGCTCTACGCGCTCGGCGCTCTGTTCGTGGTGGTGACGCTGTTCCTGCCGCGCGGCATCGTCGGCCTGTGGGACAAGCTGGTTACTCGACGGGAGAAGCCGGCCAAGGAAGTGGATGGTTCCGGACGGCAGGCGGGAGAAGCAGCATGA
- a CDS encoding Rrf2 family transcriptional regulator, with product MRLTSYSNYSLRVLLAAAARSPRLTTIREVAEAFDLPQSHLVKCVHQLGTWGYLETVRGNRGGFRLKRSAASVSIGEVVRRTEDGLSIVECLDPETNTCPLTDRCRMSQVLRRATDAFLDVLDRLTLADVAGNEAEFRALLDGVDQARPISAVGCVAEPFAVRA from the coding sequence ATGCGACTGACCAGCTATTCCAACTATTCGCTGCGTGTGCTCCTGGCCGCCGCCGCCCGTTCGCCGCGCCTGACCACCATCCGCGAGGTGGCCGAGGCTTTCGATCTGCCACAATCACACCTCGTCAAGTGTGTCCATCAGCTCGGTACCTGGGGCTATCTTGAAACCGTGCGCGGCAATCGAGGTGGCTTCCGCCTCAAGCGATCGGCTGCATCGGTGTCGATCGGCGAAGTCGTTCGCCGGACCGAGGATGGTCTGTCGATCGTGGAATGTCTCGATCCGGAAACCAACACATGTCCGCTGACCGATCGCTGCCGGATGAGTCAGGTGTTGCGGCGGGCTACCGACGCGTTCCTCGACGTGCTTGACCGGCTGACGCTCGCCGATGTTGCCGGCAACGAGGCGGAGTTCCGAGCGCTGCTCGACGGGGTCGATCAGGCCCGACCTATTTCCGCGGTTGGTTGTGTGGCCGAGCCGTTCGCTGTCCGCGCCTGA
- the urtD gene encoding urea ABC transporter ATP-binding protein UrtD, whose product MTDKAEGSLLYLDDVSVSFDGFRAINRLSLVLEPGEMRAIIGPNGAGKTTMMDIITGKTRPDAGDVLFDGSVDLTRLDEAAIANLGIGRKFQKPTVFESHSVEDNIALALKGRRGAFAALFHRRSVAEQERIDALLATIRLADKRDLLAARLSHGQKQWLEIGMLLAQEPRLLLVDEPAAGMTDAETAETAILLKEIAKTQSVVVVEHDMTFVRALGVKVTVLHEGSVLAEGSLDAVSANPKVIEVYLGR is encoded by the coding sequence ATGACCGATAAGGCGGAGGGCTCGCTGCTCTATCTCGACGACGTCTCGGTATCCTTCGATGGTTTCAGAGCGATCAATCGGTTGTCTCTGGTGCTGGAGCCGGGTGAAATGCGGGCTATCATCGGCCCCAACGGTGCCGGCAAGACCACGATGATGGATATCATCACCGGCAAGACGCGGCCCGATGCGGGCGACGTGCTGTTCGATGGTTCCGTGGACCTCACGCGACTTGACGAGGCGGCCATTGCCAACCTCGGCATCGGTCGTAAATTCCAAAAGCCGACGGTGTTCGAAAGTCACAGCGTCGAGGACAACATCGCATTGGCGTTGAAGGGTCGGCGAGGCGCCTTTGCAGCGTTGTTCCACCGGCGTTCGGTCGCCGAGCAGGAGCGCATCGACGCGCTGCTCGCCACCATCCGTCTCGCCGACAAGCGCGATCTTCTCGCCGCTAGGCTGTCGCACGGCCAGAAACAGTGGCTGGAAATCGGCATGCTGCTCGCGCAGGAACCTCGGCTTCTTCTGGTCGACGAGCCGGCTGCCGGCATGACCGACGCCGAGACGGCGGAAACGGCGATCCTTCTCAAGGAGATTGCCAAGACGCAGTCGGTGGTGGTGGTCGAACACGACATGACCTTTGTTAGGGCGCTTGGCGTCAAGGTAACGGTTCTGCACGAGGGCTCGGTGCTGGCCGAGGGCTCGCTCGATGCCGTGTCGGCCAACCCAAAGGTGATCGAGGTCTACCTCGGGCGGTGA
- the urtA gene encoding urea ABC transporter substrate-binding protein, with amino-acid sequence MSQIFDRRRTTLAAVLGALLASTMAGYAADDTIKVGVLHSLSGTMAISETTLKDTVLYLIDEQNKKGGVLGKKLEPVVVDPASNWPLFAEKARELISQDKVSVVFGCWTSVSRKSVLPVFKELNSILFYPVQYEGEESERNVFYTGAAPNQQAIPAVDYLMKQEGVQRWVLAGTDYVYPRTTNKILEAYLKAKGVSADDIMINYTPFGHSDWQSIVADIKKFGSAGKKTAVVSTINGDANVPFYKELANQGIKAEDIPVVAFSVGEEELAGIDTKPLVGHLAAWNYFESVDSEANTAFIDGWHKFIKNDKRTTNDPMEATYIGFNAWVKAVEAAGTTNTDTVIDTLVGTTVPNLSGGYATIMPNHHITKPVLIGEIQDNGQFDIVSTTAPVVGDEWSDYLEGSKDLISDWRKPMSCGNFNVVTGKCGGGS; translated from the coding sequence ATGTCGCAGATCTTCGATCGGCGTCGCACGACGCTTGCTGCCGTTCTCGGCGCGCTTCTCGCCTCTACGATGGCCGGTTATGCCGCCGACGACACCATTAAGGTCGGCGTGCTGCACTCGCTGTCGGGTACCATGGCCATTTCCGAGACGACCCTCAAAGACACTGTTCTCTATCTGATCGACGAGCAAAACAAGAAAGGCGGCGTGCTCGGCAAGAAACTCGAACCGGTGGTGGTCGACCCTGCTTCGAATTGGCCCCTCTTTGCCGAAAAGGCGCGGGAGCTGATCTCGCAGGACAAGGTATCGGTAGTGTTCGGCTGCTGGACGTCGGTCAGCCGCAAATCGGTGTTGCCGGTGTTCAAGGAGCTCAACTCGATCCTGTTCTATCCCGTCCAGTATGAGGGCGAGGAATCGGAGCGCAACGTCTTCTACACCGGCGCTGCCCCCAACCAGCAGGCCATTCCCGCCGTCGACTACCTGATGAAGCAAGAAGGCGTGCAACGCTGGGTGCTTGCCGGTACCGACTATGTCTACCCGCGGACCACCAACAAGATCCTTGAGGCCTACCTTAAGGCTAAGGGTGTGTCCGCCGACGACATCATGATCAACTACACGCCGTTCGGTCATTCCGACTGGCAGTCGATCGTCGCTGACATCAAGAAGTTCGGTTCGGCGGGCAAGAAGACTGCCGTCGTCTCGACCATCAATGGCGATGCCAACGTTCCCTTCTACAAGGAGCTCGCCAACCAGGGCATCAAGGCCGAGGATATTCCGGTTGTCGCCTTCTCGGTGGGCGAAGAGGAACTGGCCGGCATCGATACCAAGCCGCTGGTCGGCCATCTTGCTGCATGGAACTACTTCGAGTCGGTCGACAGCGAAGCCAATACCGCCTTCATCGACGGTTGGCACAAGTTCATCAAGAACGACAAGCGCACCACCAACGATCCGATGGAAGCCACCTATATCGGCTTCAATGCTTGGGTGAAGGCGGTTGAGGCGGCTGGCACGACAAACACCGATACGGTGATCGATACACTGGTCGGCACCACCGTGCCGAATCTCTCGGGCGGCTATGCCACCATCATGCCGAACCATCACATCACCAAGCCGGTGCTGATCGGCGAGATCCAGGACAATGGCCAGTTCGATATCGTCTCGACGACGGCACCGGTGGTTGGCGACGAATGGTCGGACTACCTCGAAGGATCCAAGGACCTGATCTCCGATTGGCGCAAGCCAATGTCCTGCGGCAACTTCAACGTCGTCACGGGCAAGTGCGGCGGCGGTTCCTGA
- the urtE gene encoding urea ABC transporter ATP-binding subunit UrtE has protein sequence MLNVEAVDLHYGAAQALRKVSLSATAGRVTAVLGRNGVGKTSLMRAIAGLQSISHGAIRLDGDDLVGLSPYERVRRGVAIVPQGREIFPLLTVEENLQTGFATLKRVDRYVPDMVYDLFPVLKDMLRRRGGDLSGGQQQQLAIGRALVTRPRLLVLDEPTEGIQPSIIKDIGHAITFLRRQGDMAIVLVEQYFDFAKDLADDFVVMERGEVVMAGSRDSMDEEAVRGKIAV, from the coding sequence ATGCTGAACGTTGAAGCCGTCGATCTCCACTACGGTGCTGCCCAGGCGCTGCGAAAAGTGTCGTTGTCCGCCACCGCGGGGCGCGTCACCGCGGTGCTCGGCCGCAACGGCGTCGGCAAGACCTCCCTGATGCGGGCCATTGCCGGGCTGCAGTCGATCTCACACGGGGCGATCCGCCTCGATGGCGATGATCTCGTCGGCCTTTCACCCTACGAGCGGGTACGGCGCGGTGTCGCCATCGTTCCGCAGGGGCGTGAAATCTTTCCCTTGCTGACAGTCGAAGAGAACCTCCAGACCGGCTTTGCCACGCTGAAGCGTGTCGACCGCTATGTGCCGGATATGGTCTACGACCTCTTTCCGGTCCTGAAGGACATGCTGCGCCGGCGTGGCGGCGATCTTTCCGGTGGCCAGCAGCAGCAGCTCGCCATTGGCCGAGCGCTGGTAACGCGGCCGCGCCTCCTCGTCCTTGATGAGCCGACCGAGGGAATCCAGCCGTCAATTATCAAGGACATCGGCCACGCCATCACGTTTCTGCGCCGGCAGGGCGACATGGCCATTGTTCTGGTGGAACAGTATTTCGACTTCGCCAAAGACCTCGCCGACGATTTTGTCGTCATGGAGCGCGGCGAGGTGGTGATGGCAGGCAGTCGTGACAGCATGGACGAAGAGGCCGTCCGCGGCAAAATAGCCGTCTGA
- the urtB gene encoding urea ABC transporter permease subunit UrtB produces the protein MSFLRLFTILFALIVSFQPALASRIADADLSSRVTALGAGSFDDLEKAIANLAATGDDRVPAILDRLGNGELTVRKADGRVFFADKAGTDFRLTDPATGADAGLAPKATVEKVKVNNRIRRAIASAVGALTLMNPDPAVRRAAAEAVMKSADVAALPVLEQAIAAETVADVRAAMVAARATALLASDAPEADKVTAIAAIADLGSRDALGFLSGYTATEGAVGDAARKAAAVIQSRLMLWDVGQNLWYGLSLGSVLLLAAIGLAITFGVMGVINMAHGEMVMLGAYATFTVQEVIRTSWPDLFDYSLFIALPVAFLTAALAGILIERLVIRWLYGRPLETLLATWGVSLILQQAVRSLYGANNREVGNPSWMSGSFSMGDIQITWTRLWIILFAIAVFLALIAVLKRTRLGLEMRAVTQNRQMAAAVGIRTPLVDALTFGLGSGIAGLAGVALSQIDNVSPNLGRGYIIDSFMVVVFGGVGNLWGTLVGALTLGVANKMLEPYAGAVLGKIILLVAIILFIQKRPRGLFALKGRAVEA, from the coding sequence ATGAGCTTCTTGCGCCTCTTCACCATTCTATTCGCGCTGATCGTCAGTTTTCAGCCGGCACTTGCCAGCCGCATCGCCGACGCCGACCTTTCGTCCCGCGTTACGGCTCTCGGTGCCGGTAGCTTCGACGATCTGGAGAAGGCCATCGCCAATCTTGCCGCCACCGGCGACGATCGTGTGCCGGCTATTCTCGATCGGCTCGGCAACGGCGAATTGACGGTGCGCAAGGCCGATGGCCGGGTGTTCTTTGCCGACAAAGCCGGTACCGACTTTCGCCTCACAGATCCGGCGACCGGCGCCGATGCCGGGCTGGCGCCCAAGGCGACCGTCGAGAAGGTGAAGGTCAACAATCGCATCCGTCGCGCCATCGCTTCGGCGGTGGGCGCATTGACACTGATGAACCCCGACCCGGCTGTACGTCGCGCCGCCGCCGAGGCGGTGATGAAATCGGCCGACGTTGCCGCCCTTCCCGTGTTGGAGCAGGCAATCGCCGCCGAGACCGTCGCCGATGTCCGCGCCGCGATGGTGGCGGCGCGCGCCACGGCGCTGCTCGCATCCGACGCGCCGGAGGCCGACAAGGTAACTGCCATCGCCGCCATTGCCGATCTCGGCAGCCGCGATGCTCTCGGCTTCCTGTCCGGCTACACGGCCACCGAAGGCGCCGTTGGCGATGCCGCGCGCAAGGCGGCGGCGGTCATCCAAAGCCGGCTTATGCTTTGGGATGTCGGCCAGAACCTCTGGTACGGCCTGTCGCTCGGCTCGGTGCTGCTGCTCGCCGCCATCGGACTTGCCATCACCTTCGGGGTGATGGGCGTCATCAACATGGCGCATGGCGAGATGGTGATGCTGGGGGCCTACGCCACCTTCACGGTGCAGGAGGTGATTCGGACTTCTTGGCCTGATCTGTTCGATTATTCGCTGTTCATCGCCCTGCCGGTTGCCTTTTTAACGGCCGCTCTCGCCGGCATTCTGATCGAACGGCTGGTCATTCGCTGGCTTTATGGCCGGCCGCTCGAAACGCTGCTTGCCACTTGGGGCGTATCCCTCATCCTGCAGCAGGCGGTGCGCTCGCTTTATGGGGCCAATAATCGCGAGGTCGGCAATCCCTCGTGGATGTCCGGCTCGTTCTCCATGGGCGACATCCAGATCACTTGGACACGCCTCTGGATCATCCTGTTTGCGATCGCCGTATTTCTGGCGCTGATCGCCGTTCTCAAACGCACCCGGCTTGGTCTTGAGATGCGCGCGGTGACGCAGAACCGGCAGATGGCCGCCGCTGTCGGCATTCGAACCCCACTGGTCGATGCGCTGACCTTTGGCCTCGGCTCGGGTATCGCCGGTCTTGCCGGCGTGGCGCTCAGCCAGATCGACAATGTGTCGCCCAACCTCGGGCGCGGCTACATCATCGACAGCTTCATGGTGGTGGTGTTCGGCGGTGTCGGTAATCTCTGGGGTACGCTGGTCGGCGCGTTGACGCTCGGTGTCGCCAACAAGATGCTGGAGCCTTATGCCGGGGCCGTTCTCGGCAAGATCATCCTGTTGGTCGCGATCATCCTGTTCATCCAGAAACGGCCGCGCGGCCTGTTCGCTCTGAAGGGTCGGGCGGTGGAAGCATGA